The Corynebacterium jeddahense genome has a window encoding:
- a CDS encoding M48 family metallopeptidase, whose amino-acid sequence MAGSVNETPGGMVYRVIRSARRSRTVQARVVGGVAEIRIPDRFTPAQERAAVEEMLAKLSRKSTSSLRSDADLRSRAETLNRTVLDGRATVGSIRWVSNQSARWGSCTVSTGEIRISDRLKQVPDYVLDAVVVHELTHTFIPGHSAEFYAWADRVPHAERAKGYLEAYQRFG is encoded by the coding sequence ATGGCAGGCAGCGTGAACGAGACACCGGGCGGGATGGTGTACCGCGTGATCCGCTCCGCGCGCAGGTCGCGGACGGTGCAGGCCCGCGTCGTGGGCGGCGTCGCGGAGATCCGTATCCCGGACCGGTTCACCCCGGCGCAGGAGCGCGCGGCCGTCGAGGAGATGCTGGCGAAGCTCTCCCGGAAATCGACGTCGAGCCTGCGTAGCGACGCCGACCTCCGGTCCCGCGCCGAGACCCTCAACCGCACGGTGCTGGACGGCCGGGCCACCGTGGGGTCGATCCGCTGGGTGTCCAACCAGTCGGCCCGCTGGGGGTCGTGCACCGTGTCCACGGGGGAGATCCGCATCAGCGACCGGCTCAAGCAGGTGCCGGATTACGTGCTCGACGCGGTGGTCGTGCACGAGCTCACGCACACGTTCATCCCCGGCCACAGCGCGGAGTTCTACGCGTGGGCGGACCGGGTGCCGCACGCGGAGCGGGCGAAAGGCTACCTTGAGGCGTACCAGCGCTTCGGGT